The sequence below is a genomic window from Lentimicrobium saccharophilum.
GAAACGGGTTCATTTTTGACAGAAAACATACCGCCAAACCCGCAACAGGTCTCCTTATCCTCCATTTCAACCAGTTTCAGCCCGCGTACATGCCTGAGCAGGATTCCCGGCTCATCCTTAAGACCGTATTCCCGGAGAGAAGCACAACTGCTGTGCCAGGTAACGACATGATTAAAGGTGGCACCGGTATCTTTTACATTCAGAATATTAACAAGAAAATCCGTGATTTCATAGATATTCTTTTTCAGGGTACGGTATTCATTATGCAGGGCAGAATTGTAAAACATTTCGTCATAATAATTCCTCACCATACCCACACAGGAAGCTGAAGGGGCTACAACATGACTGCAATCCTTAAAATCACGGATAAACTTCTCACCCATAGCCTTTGCATGATCCCAAAACCCGCTGTTGAAGGCGATCTGACCGCAACAGGTCTGATTCTTGTTATATCGGACTGTAACTCCGGCCTTTTCAAGCACTTTTACCATGCTGAAACCTGTCTCGGGGTAAAACTGATCAATAAAGCAGGGTATAAATATATCTACAACCATAGTGTAGCGAAAAATTTTAACAAACCTACGCTATATTTGCGGAAGAAACAACCGGTAAGGAAAAAACCGCTTACTTTTTCTGATTTTTGAACGCTTTAGCTACTGCATTGATAAATTGATAACAAAAGGCATGAAACCTGGTTTTATTTGTTCGATAATTCTGCTAATCAGCCTTCTGACAGGGATGGCAATAAAGGCACAGGAGGCCTCAACGCCCGATCCGTCTTCATGGGATACCATTTTTTCAAAACATCAGGTTAACGGCACCTTTGTATTATATTCTGCTGCAAGGGACAAATACTACACATGGAACAAAAAAAGGGCTGACACCAGGTATCTGCCGGCATCCACCTTCAAGATTCCGAACACCCTGATCGGATTTCAGACAGGAGCCATCAGGAGTGCGGATGAAGTCTTCGAATGGAACGGCACGGACTATGGTTATGATGCATGGAACCGCGACCTTAGCATCAGGGAAGCATTCAGATTATCCGCAGTATGGGTCTACCAGGAAGTTGCCCGTCGTGTTGGCAGGGAAGCGATGGATTCACTTTTGCAAATCTGCAGATATGGTAACATGAAGACCGGACCTTTTATCGACAGCTTCTGGCTCGATGGGGATGTGGCCATCTCGGCCAACGAACAGATTGGATTCCTCAATAAGCTATGGAGCCGTCAATTGCCATTTGACAAAAATTATCAGCAATTGGTTACCGGGATCATGCTTGCCGAAACATCCGGAAACCGAAGATTATATGCAAAAACAGGCTGGGCAGCCCGCATACAAAAACAAGTCGGGTGGTATGTTGGGGTCGTTGAAACGCCTGAAGAAATCTGGATCTTTGCGCTGAACATCGATATCAGGCAGACGGCTGATCTGGACGCCCGCGTAACCATCAGCAGAACGATACTCGACAAAGAAGGTATCTTTCCCTGGCCAGGATAATCAATCGGACTCCAGTGTAAATCCGGCGCTTTTAAGGTGATCCCAGAATGCCGGATAAGACTTGGAAACCACCCCGGGGCAGTCGATCACAACCGGACCGGCCTGCACGCTCAGCATTGCAAAAGCCATGGCGATACGATGGTCGGCATGTGATGATATCACATCCGGCTCCTTAGCGTCCCTTCCGGGTAACAGCACCATCCGTTCCCGCGCAGGAGAGTATGCATGGTATCCCATGCGTGCAAGGCCTTCAAGCATTGCTTCAATCCTGTCGCTCTCCTTAATGCGCAGGGTCGAGAGCCCGGAAAATTCCGCCCGGCAACCTTTCCCGGCACAGGCGGCCACCATGGCAGGGAACAGATCAGGAGTTCCGGTAAAGTCGATGTTGATTTTCGCTGTGCCGCCCGGCTGATGCTGCAGGATGAGTTTATCTCCGCTCCAGCGTGAGTTCACCCCGGCATTCCTGAACATATCTTCCACCACCCGGTCGCCCTGG
It includes:
- a CDS encoding (Fe-S)-binding protein — protein: MVVDIFIPCFIDQFYPETGFSMVKVLEKAGVTVRYNKNQTCCGQIAFNSGFWDHAKAMGEKFIRDFKDCSHVVAPSASCVGMVRNYYDEMFYNSALHNEYRTLKKNIYEITDFLVNILNVKDTGATFNHVVTWHSSCASLREYGLKDEPGILLRHVRGLKLVEMEDKETCCGFGGMFSVKNEPVSTAMAAHKVEMALKTGAEYIVSTDSSCLMHMQGYISKHNIPLKTIHIVDILASGWEL
- the blaOXA gene encoding class D beta-lactamase, giving the protein MKPGFICSIILLISLLTGMAIKAQEASTPDPSSWDTIFSKHQVNGTFVLYSAARDKYYTWNKKRADTRYLPASTFKIPNTLIGFQTGAIRSADEVFEWNGTDYGYDAWNRDLSIREAFRLSAVWVYQEVARRVGREAMDSLLQICRYGNMKTGPFIDSFWLDGDVAISANEQIGFLNKLWSRQLPFDKNYQQLVTGIMLAETSGNRRLYAKTGWAARIQKQVGWYVGVVETPEEIWIFALNIDIRQTADLDARVTISRTILDKEGIFPWPG